The Candidatus Hydrogenedentota bacterium genome includes a window with the following:
- a CDS encoding four helix bundle protein — protein MYSHLPKTTAAQVLGRQVLRSGTSVGANYREAYRGRSKPEFIAKAGDCLRELEETSYWLELLAESGLMPSKRLEALHKECDELTAIFVVILRKSKRK, from the coding sequence ATGTACTCACATCTTCCGAAGACGACGGCCGCGCAGGTACTCGGACGCCAAGTCCTTCGCTCGGGAACGTCAGTCGGCGCGAACTATCGGGAAGCGTACCGGGGCCGCAGCAAACCCGAATTTATCGCGAAGGCTGGCGATTGTCTCCGAGAATTGGAGGAGACGTCGTATTGGCTTGAACTACTTGCAGAAAGCGGACTCATGCCATCCAAACGATTGGAGGCTCTCCATAAAGAGTGCGATGAACTCACAGCGATATTCGTGGTGATCCTGAGAAAGTCTAAGCGCAAGTGA